A single window of Acidobacteriota bacterium DNA harbors:
- a CDS encoding ABC transporter permease has protein sequence MMKKLKQILFYIGLVLFWQAIVWAEFWPTYLLPSPYMVLEAMWYGIQDNTIPVAIGISMKRILIGYILSVVLGVAMGFLIATNEFMESTVGKLILGLQSLPSICWLPLAVLWFGLSENAILFVTVMGSVLAVSISTEIGLRHVPHILLQAGRNLGATGMNQFTHVLLPASMPHLLGGLKQGWAFAWRSLISGEMLFVSLGLGHLLMMGRDLNDMSQVIAVMILIMLLGYAIDLTVFQWIERRMQRRWGLVRG, from the coding sequence ATGATGAAAAAACTTAAGCAGATTCTCTTTTACATCGGTCTGGTCCTGTTCTGGCAGGCGATCGTCTGGGCGGAATTCTGGCCGACCTACCTGCTGCCGTCGCCGTATATGGTGCTGGAAGCGATGTGGTATGGCATACAAGACAACACCATTCCAGTGGCGATCGGCATCAGCATGAAGCGGATTCTCATTGGATATATCTTGTCAGTTGTTCTGGGAGTCGCCATGGGCTTCCTGATCGCCACCAATGAGTTCATGGAGTCAACCGTCGGCAAGCTGATCTTGGGCTTGCAGAGTCTACCGAGCATTTGCTGGCTGCCGCTGGCAGTGTTGTGGTTTGGGCTAAGTGAGAACGCGATCCTGTTCGTAACGGTAATGGGATCGGTGCTGGCCGTCTCCATCAGCACCGAGATCGGACTGCGCCACGTGCCGCACATTCTGCTTCAGGCTGGCAGGAATCTTGGGGCCACGGGGATGAATCAATTCACACATGTCCTGCTGCCAGCCAGCATGCCGCATTTGCTGGGTGGGCTGAAACAGGGTTGGGCCTTTGCCTGGCGCTCACTGATCTCCGGCGAAATGCTTTTCGTCTCGCTCGGCCTCGGCCACCTGCTCATGATGGGCCGCGACCTGAACGACATGAGTCAGGTAATCGCGGTGATGATCCTGATCATGCTGCTCGGCTACGCCATCGACCTGACCGTCTTCCAATGGATCGAACGGCGCATGCAGCGCCGCTGGGGCCTGGTCCGGGGATAG
- a CDS encoding SLC13/DASS family transporter, with the protein MLFAGALIYPAPEGMSLEAKRTAAVVLLMAVWWITEAVEMAITSLLPLVLFPVLGILPSEKVAPYYTDHVIFLYFGGFVVALAIQKWNLHRRIALHTIRMVGTEPTKLVLGFMIATAFLSMWMSNTACAMMMFPIGIAVVLQLAGEEGQPPDRRILDNFGSVLMLSIAYASSLGGIGTLIGTPTNLVFAGAATKLVPGGPEIQFLKWMAIGVPVVIIFLPICWFYLCRYSSPVPLSQIKFRSGQHVIEDELRKMGRITREEMLLLVVWAFMALLWIFRSPLNLGSFTIPGWSQLFAKRAFLHDATVAMAAGILLCLIPSSKMKGGENGGKPERVYLIDWDTIRKGVPWGVLFLFGGGFALAAGMEATGLSAWLGTIFGKLAGIPPFLIVLIVCLGVTFLSEIASNTATAVMAMPILAATAGQVGLHPYLIMIAGTIAASYGFMLPVATPPNAIVYSSGWIPAPQMAKTGLALDLMGVLLVAAMVYLLVGPVFGIPV; encoded by the coding sequence ATGCTGTTTGCCGGCGCATTGATTTACCCCGCTCCCGAAGGAATGTCCCTTGAGGCCAAGCGCACCGCGGCGGTGGTGCTGCTGATGGCTGTCTGGTGGATTACCGAAGCCGTCGAGATGGCCATCACCTCGCTGCTCCCGCTGGTCCTGTTCCCCGTTCTTGGAATACTTCCCAGCGAAAAAGTCGCGCCCTATTACACTGACCACGTTATCTTCCTTTACTTCGGTGGCTTTGTGGTCGCGCTGGCCATACAGAAGTGGAATCTACACCGGCGCATCGCGCTGCATACCATTCGCATGGTGGGGACGGAGCCGACGAAACTCGTGCTGGGCTTCATGATCGCCACCGCATTCCTGTCCATGTGGATGTCCAACACCGCCTGCGCCATGATGATGTTTCCCATCGGCATCGCCGTGGTGCTGCAACTGGCGGGCGAAGAAGGGCAGCCGCCTGATCGCCGTATACTCGATAATTTCGGCTCGGTGCTGATGTTGAGTATCGCCTATGCCTCCAGCCTGGGCGGCATCGGCACGCTGATCGGCACGCCCACCAATCTTGTCTTTGCCGGCGCGGCTACCAAACTGGTTCCCGGTGGGCCGGAGATTCAATTCCTGAAATGGATGGCCATCGGCGTCCCCGTCGTGATCATCTTTTTGCCGATCTGCTGGTTCTATCTGTGCCGCTATAGCTCGCCCGTGCCGCTGAGCCAGATCAAGTTTCGCAGCGGCCAGCATGTGATCGAAGACGAGCTGCGCAAAATGGGCCGCATCACTCGCGAGGAGATGCTCCTGCTGGTTGTGTGGGCATTCATGGCGCTGCTGTGGATCTTCCGCTCGCCGCTCAATCTTGGATCGTTCACGATTCCCGGATGGTCGCAACTGTTCGCCAAGCGCGCCTTCCTGCATGACGCCACCGTGGCCATGGCCGCCGGCATTTTGCTTTGCCTGATTCCGTCATCAAAAATGAAGGGCGGGGAAAACGGCGGAAAACCGGAACGAGTATACCTGATCGATTGGGACACGATCCGCAAAGGAGTCCCGTGGGGCGTGCTATTCCTATTTGGTGGCGGATTCGCGCTGGCCGCCGGCATGGAGGCGACGGGCCTGTCGGCATGGCTCGGGACCATCTTCGGTAAACTCGCGGGCATCCCGCCATTTCTGATTGTTCTGATTGTTTGCCTCGGCGTTACATTTCTCTCCGAGATCGCCTCGAACACCGCCACCGCCGTCATGGCCATGCCCATTCTCGCCGCCACCGCGGGACAGGTGGGCCTGCATCCCTACCTCATCATGATCGCCGGCACCATCGCCGCCTCCTACGGATTCATGCTGCCCGTGGCCACGCCTCCGAACGCCATCGTCTACAGCAGCGGCTGGATTCCCGCTCCGCAAATGGCCAAGACCGGCCTCGCCCTCGACTTAATGGGCGTTCTGCTAGTAGCCGCGATGGTCTACCTGCTCGTCGGCCCCGTCTTCGGCATCCCGGTCTAG
- a CDS encoding BrnT family toxin — protein sequence MDYVWDHQKNRRNVVRHGIGFEDAVKIFEGPTLEQVDTRFDYGEVRVYAVGVVNGFEITVIYTDAPHGGRRIISAWRAERHEREAYWKNIG from the coding sequence ATGGACTACGTTTGGGACCACCAAAAGAATCGCCGGAACGTAGTCCGGCACGGCATTGGGTTCGAGGATGCCGTCAAGATATTCGAGGGGCCCACGCTGGAGCAGGTGGACACGCGGTTTGATTACGGCGAGGTGCGTGTTTACGCGGTGGGAGTGGTAAACGGCTTCGAGATCACGGTGATCTACACGGACGCCCCTCACGGCGGGCGGCGAATCATCTCGGCCTGGAGGGCTGAACGACATGAAAGAGAAGCTTACTGGAAAAACATCGGCTAA
- a CDS encoding 3-oxoacyl-ACP synthase: MKEKLTGKTSAKTGAKSGVKQATDWKRVRSRSETQVRRAIAGDSEARATDAEFWKNARVVMPLAKETITIRLDADLLEWLRKQKRYQTRINAVLRSYMHGNMGSRRLSAR; encoded by the coding sequence ATGAAAGAGAAGCTTACTGGAAAAACATCGGCTAAGACCGGGGCTAAGTCTGGGGTTAAGCAGGCCACCGATTGGAAGCGGGTCCGGTCCCGGAGCGAGACCCAAGTCCGCCGGGCGATCGCGGGCGATTCGGAGGCGCGAGCAACTGACGCGGAGTTCTGGAAGAACGCGCGAGTGGTAATGCCTCTGGCGAAGGAAACCATCACCATCCGCCTGGATGCCGATCTGCTGGAGTGGCTCCGCAAGCAAAAGCGCTATCAGACGCGCATCAACGCAGTGCTGCGAAGCTACATGCATGGGAATATGGGTTCCCGACGGCTCAGCGCCCGTTAG
- a CDS encoding ABC transporter substrate-binding protein: MAVIIMLASASSTHSQTTSQVIIRAAHMPNITHAQALIAQANGAYQKALGNNAKIDWKIFNAGPSIIEAIFASQLDIAYVGPNPAISGYVRSQGKALRIVAGALSGGASLIVRADSGIRSPEDFRGKRVATPQLGNTQDVALRAWLLSHDMQSWERGGDVRVMPMANADQLTLFARKELDAAWAPEPWATRLIREANGKRFIDERSLWPNGQFATTVVIVRAEFLNQHPELVRRWLRAHVAMTEWMKLNLDEAKRVLNQEIRRETTKALPLALLDESLSRLEFTVDPLRDPTLKSAKSAFDLGLLGRQQINLNGIYDLTLLNEILKEHGEPGFR, from the coding sequence ATGGCCGTAATCATCATGCTCGCTTCGGCATCGAGCACGCACTCACAGACAACCTCGCAGGTAATCATTCGCGCGGCACATATGCCGAATATTACTCATGCCCAGGCGTTAATTGCGCAGGCCAACGGCGCGTACCAGAAGGCCCTCGGCAATAATGCGAAGATCGATTGGAAAATATTCAACGCCGGACCTTCCATCATCGAGGCGATCTTCGCGAGTCAGTTGGACATCGCCTACGTGGGCCCCAATCCGGCCATCTCAGGCTATGTACGATCGCAGGGGAAAGCGCTGCGCATTGTAGCCGGAGCTTTAAGTGGCGGCGCTTCGCTGATCGTTCGAGCGGATTCAGGAATACGCAGCCCTGAAGATTTTCGCGGCAAGCGGGTAGCCACGCCTCAGCTTGGGAATACGCAGGATGTGGCACTGCGTGCATGGCTGCTATCACATGACATGCAATCGTGGGAACGAGGCGGCGACGTTCGGGTCATGCCCATGGCGAATGCCGATCAATTGACGCTGTTTGCACGCAAGGAATTGGACGCGGCATGGGCACCCGAGCCATGGGCGACGCGTCTGATTCGCGAAGCGAATGGGAAACGATTCATCGACGAGCGCAGCTTGTGGCCGAATGGTCAATTTGCCACGACCGTGGTGATCGTTCGCGCTGAGTTCCTAAATCAACATCCGGAGTTGGTGCGAAGGTGGCTGCGGGCGCACGTTGCAATGACTGAATGGATGAAGTTAAATCTGGACGAGGCCAAGCGCGTTCTCAATCAGGAGATTCGGCGGGAGACGACAAAGGCTCTGCCCCTGGCTCTCCTTGATGAATCGCTCTCCCGACTTGAATTCACCGTTGATCCGTTGCGAGACCCAACCCTGAAATCAGCAAAGTCGGCTTTTGATCTGGGGCTTCTGGGGCGCCAGCAGATTAATTTAAATGGAATATACGACCTCACGCTATTGAATGAGATTCTGAAAGAACACGGAGAACCGGGGTTTCGCTAA
- a CDS encoding ABC transporter ATP-binding protein, translated as MSQPSQTPWLRESMLLLENVSRSYAGETGSTLALDKINLNVKEGEFLCVVGPSGCGKSTLLNIMAGLDQPTSGQIYTSGKRIDGPVHGTILIFQDLALFPWLNVRQNVEFGMRMKGIPAAERRDRARRFLQLVHLSKFEESYIHELSGGMRQRVALARALVLEPAVLLMDEPFAALDAQTRDRLHDELERVWQETRSTIIFVTHNMREAVRLGDRVVLLTFRPGRVKSAFFIELPRPRQLEDPELAVVARRLMAQLREEIDRSVREEYHDDEKT; from the coding sequence ATGTCGCAACCGTCGCAAACACCCTGGCTAAGAGAAAGTATGCTGCTGCTTGAGAATGTCTCGCGCTCCTACGCGGGTGAGACCGGAAGCACGCTGGCGCTGGACAAGATCAACTTGAATGTGAAGGAAGGCGAATTTCTCTGCGTCGTTGGACCATCGGGTTGCGGGAAATCCACACTGCTGAATATTATGGCTGGACTGGATCAGCCGACCTCTGGACAAATTTACACCAGTGGAAAACGGATTGACGGGCCGGTACATGGCACGATCCTGATCTTTCAGGACCTGGCCCTTTTCCCTTGGCTGAACGTGCGGCAGAACGTGGAATTCGGCATGCGCATGAAGGGCATCCCCGCGGCAGAACGCCGGGATCGTGCGCGGAGATTCCTCCAGCTCGTCCATCTCTCCAAGTTTGAAGAAAGCTATATCCACGAACTGTCTGGAGGGATGCGACAGCGTGTCGCGCTGGCCCGCGCGCTGGTGCTGGAACCCGCTGTTCTGCTGATGGACGAGCCGTTCGCGGCGCTGGACGCCCAGACGCGGGACCGCCTGCACGACGAGCTGGAGCGGGTTTGGCAGGAGACCAGGAGCACGATTATTTTTGTTACGCACAACATGCGCGAGGCCGTGCGGCTCGGGGACCGCGTGGTCCTGCTGACCTTCCGGCCCGGTCGCGTGAAGAGCGCCTTCTTCATTGAATTGCCGCGGCCCCGCCAACTCGAAGACCCAGAGCTGGCCGTGGTGGCTCGTAGATTAATGGCGCAGTTGCGCGAAGAGATCGACCGCTCGGTCAGGGAAGAGTATCACGATGATGAAAAAACTTAA
- a CDS encoding methionyl-tRNA formyltransferase, whose translation MKIVFAGSPKFAIPTLQRLVAGGHEMSAVYTQPDRPVGREQKLHPPPVKEAALRLGLRVEQPERIRRDEPRAILEGLQPDVMIVVGYGQILPPWLLELPRYGCINLHASLLPAYRGAAPIQWAIANGETITGNTTMLMDPGMDTGPALLQWETAIGPDETSPELAERMSVAGADLMMETLDGVVAGRLHPQRQDDSRASKAPLLKKEDGLIDWAWSATRIYNRLRGFTPWPGIYTEFRNKRLVITSARPAVHANSGAALPVGTIANGTEGVLVACGEQTILQVVEVQLEGRRRMSAREFMNGAQITPGEQFGAPV comes from the coding sequence ATGAAAATTGTCTTTGCCGGCTCCCCAAAATTCGCTATCCCCACGCTGCAACGGCTGGTCGCCGGCGGGCATGAGATGTCCGCCGTGTACACGCAGCCGGATCGCCCCGTGGGGCGCGAGCAGAAGCTGCATCCGCCTCCTGTGAAGGAGGCCGCGCTGCGGTTGGGATTGCGCGTCGAGCAACCGGAGCGCATCCGGCGCGACGAGCCGCGCGCCATTCTGGAAGGTCTGCAGCCGGACGTGATGATTGTGGTCGGCTACGGCCAGATTCTTCCGCCTTGGTTGCTGGAGCTGCCGCGATACGGCTGCATCAATCTGCACGCTTCTCTGTTGCCTGCATATAGAGGCGCCGCGCCCATTCAGTGGGCCATCGCCAATGGCGAAACCATCACCGGCAACACGACAATGCTCATGGACCCGGGCATGGATACCGGCCCCGCGCTACTGCAATGGGAGACGGCCATTGGTCCCGACGAGACGTCGCCCGAATTAGCGGAACGGATGAGCGTGGCGGGCGCAGACTTGATGATGGAAACGCTTGATGGCGTGGTGGCAGGCCGTCTGCATCCCCAGAGGCAGGACGACAGCCGCGCATCGAAAGCGCCGTTGCTCAAGAAGGAAGACGGCCTGATCGACTGGGCCTGGTCCGCCACAAGAATCTACAATCGGCTGCGCGGCTTTACACCGTGGCCGGGCATCTACACGGAATTTCGCAACAAGCGGCTGGTCATCACCTCCGCCAGGCCAGCAGTGCATGCCAATTCAGGCGCAGCGTTACCGGTGGGCACAATCGCCAATGGAACGGAAGGCGTCCTGGTTGCCTGTGGCGAGCAGACCATTCTTCAAGTCGTTGAAGTCCAGCTCGAAGGCCGCCGCCGCATGAGTGCGCGAGAATTCATGAATGGGGCGCAAATTACGCCGGGCGAACAGTTTGGCGCACCTGTCTAG